The Daucus carota subsp. sativus chromosome 2, DH1 v3.0, whole genome shotgun sequence genome includes a window with the following:
- the LOC108206589 gene encoding protein IQ-domain 26, translating to MGRATRWLRGLFGMKKEKANADSSNLSDKKDKKRQSFAVILEDSGFVDQTAAKNHASNSTSSKSYTSESGKEQNKHAIAVAAATAAAADAAVAAAHAAMTVVRLTSQGRGAVSPSGREICAAIKIQAVFRGFLSRKALRALKGLVKLQALVRGYLVRKRAAATLYSMQALIRAQASIRSQRARRSFKHEQHCQPVTRRRKSAERVEDRNEFHSKTLSASFDNKYTAFEESPKNVEIDTFKPKSTPRRFPTSSPESGEDPYFQSSSSPAPCALPARVYIPDHRHVQEYDWSFMSDEYKASTAHSTPRFANSAYSKIPATPPKSLYGDSFFRPYSNHPSYMANTQSFKAKVRSQSAPKQRPELGQKKKMSLSEIMASRSSFSGVKMQR from the exons ATGGGGAGAGCTACCAGATGGTTGAGAGGCTTATTTGGGATGAAGAAGGAGAAAGCAAATGCGGATAGTTCCAATTTGAGTGACAAGAAAGACAAGAAGAGGCAGAGTTTTGCTGTGATTCTTGAAGATTCGGGTTTTGTGGATCAAACTGCAGCGAAGAATCATGCAAGTAATTCCACTAGTTCAAAATCTTATACTTCTGAGTCGGGGAAAGAGCAGAATAAGCATGCTATTGCTGTTGCTGCAGCCACTGCAGCTGCGGCGGATGCTGCTGTTGCTGCAGCTCACGCGGCAATGACTGTTGTTAGACTTACCAGCCAGGGGAGAGGAGCTGTGTCTCCTAGTGGCAGAGAGATATGTGCTGCGATCAAGATTCAGGCCGTCTTTAGAGGTTTTCTG TCTCGGAAAGCTCTTCGTGCTCTAAAAGGGCTGGTAAAACTACAAGCTCTTGTTCGAGGCTACCTTGTGAGGAAGCGAGCTGCTGCCACTCTTTACAGTATGCAAGCTCTTATAAGAGCTCAGGCCTCTATCAGATCTCAGAGGGCTCGTCGTTCTTTCAAACATGAGCAGCATTGTCAGCCAGTTACCCGACGCAGAAAGTCTGCA GAGAGGGTTGAGGACAGAAATGAATTCCATAGCAAAACGCTTTCAGCTTCATTTGATAACAAATATACAGCCTTCGAAGAGAGCCCCaaaaatgttgaaattgacACATTCAAGCCAAAATCAACACCTCGCAGATTTCCAACATCTTCACCAGAATCTGGGGAAGACCCATATTTCCAAAGCAGCAGTTCTCCTGCTCCATGCGCCCTCCCTGCTCGCGTCTACATCCCTGATCATCGACACGTACAAGAATATGATTGGAGTTTCATGAGTGATGAGTATAAGGCTTCAACTGCTCATAGCACTCCGCGTTTTGCAAACTCTGCCTACTCAAAAATTCCAGCAACACCGCCCAAGAGCCTATACGGTGATAGCTTCTTCAGGCCATACTCAAACCACCCTAGTTACATGGCGAACACGCAATCTTTTAAAGCAAAAGTAAGGTCTCAGAGTGCTCCGAAGCAAAGGCCAGAACTCGGGCAAAAGAAGAAGATGTCACTAAGTGAAATAATGGCATCCAGATCCAGCTTCAGCGGTGTTAAAATGCAACGATAA